Part of the Fusarium musae strain F31 chromosome 3, whole genome shotgun sequence genome, ATCAGCAAATACTATATCGTGGTACTGACTAACTGTGTGTAGCTTGGCAAAAAATGAGGAGATGGGCAAAGTCAAAGTTACCGCTATAAGCTGTAGTACCTATCGCTAGCCATTTCGCTTTGACACTGCATAACATCTTCACCAATCGCCAATTATGCCGAATAATTCACCCAAAGAGCGGAGACTCCGCCGTTTTACTGAGACACAATGACGTTGCCCAGAGTGTGAGTATTGGATGAACTATGTATGTACAAGTATGCACCTTGTGTAGTAGCAATGTGCTGATGACTGCCGTTCCCCTCACAATAATTCTCTCATAATCTCAACATTTATAAACTCGGCGGTTGCGGTCCCTCTTACACGACCCTTTCTGAGGAAGGacatatatataataaccgCCCAGACCTACCCCCAATTCATCAACTTGAACTCTACTTGACACAACTTCAATCGGCCACTTGAATATGGAGGGATACGCTATTGCTACCAAACCTGTCGCCAACAAAGACTCAATCGTGTCAGGTAGTCAATGGCGCTTCACCCTCATCAACGATATCGTTCTCCGCTATGAATGGGCCGAAGATGGTGTCTTTGAAGATCGCCCATCCACCTTTGCACTCCACAGAGAATTCGCTGCCCCGAATTTCACGGTCTCTGATACAGACGATCAGCTGGAGATAAGAGCAGATGCTTTTCACGTCACATATAACAAAAAGCGCTTCGACAAATACGGTCTCGTTGTTAGCTTCAGTAACAAGAACACCCTCTGGGGCGCTGATTGGCGATATGGTGAGACTCCCCAGAATCTTGGTGGCACAGCCAGGACGCTTGATGAAGTGAATGGACGTTGTGAACTTGAGCCTGGTATCCTTTCGAGAGTGGGATACTCGGTACTTGATGATAGCAAATCTATGCTTTTCGACTCTGCTGGATTTGCAGCTCCGAGACGACCTGGAGATCGAATCGATGGATACCTCTTCTCGTATGGATACGACTACAAGGCTGCCATGAAGGCATTTTTTGCCATTTCTGGAAAGCAGCCTCGTCTCCCACGATGGGCACTCGGCAATTGGTGGAGTCGCTACTATCCTTATACTGATGAGGAGTATCTCAAGCTCATGGACAaatttgaagctgagaaggtCCCGCTCTCAGTTGCTGTCATCGATATGGACTGGCATCAAGTCCATGGCGATCATATCCCGCATGCTGGTTGGACAGGCTACACGTGGAACAAGGAGCTCTTCAAAGATCCCAGAGCCTTCACCAAAGCCTTGCACGACAAGAAACTCAAGGTTACATTGAACGATCATCCACATGCCGGTGTGCATCACCATGAGGATCAGTATGAGGCAATGGCCAGGGATCTTGGACACGACACCTCTGACAAAGCCCCAATTCTCTTCAACCCTGTTGATCAGAAATTCATGCACTCTTACCTCAACACGCTTCACAGAAGTCTCGAGAATGATGGCTGTGATTTCTGGTGGATTGACTGGCAGCAAGGTCCATACAGTCGTGTCCGAGGTCTCGATCCCCTTTGGCTTCTCAACCACTACCACTTTCTCGACAATGAGAAGCAAAATGGGGAAGGAAAGGCTATCATCTTCTCCCGTTTCGGAGGTCCAGGCAGTCATCGTTATCCTGTCGGGTTCTCGGGCGACAGCATCATGACTTGGGAATCTCTCGAGTTTCAACCCGAGTTTACAGCTACAGCCAC contains:
- a CDS encoding hypothetical protein (CAZy:GH31), which gives rise to MEGYAIATKPVANKDSIVSGSQWRFTLINDIVLRYEWAEDGVFEDRPSTFALHREFAAPNFTVSDTDDQLEIRADAFHVTYNKKRFDKYGLVVSFSNKNTLWGADWRYGETPQNLGGTARTLDEVNGRCELEPGILSRVGYSVLDDSKSMLFDSAGFAAPRRPGDRIDGYLFSYGYDYKAAMKAFFAISGKQPRLPRWALGNWWSRYYPYTDEEYLKLMDKFEAEKVPLSVAVIDMDWHQVHGDHIPHAGWTGYTWNKELFKDPRAFTKALHDKKLKVTLNDHPHAGVHHHEDQYEAMARDLGHDTSDKAPILFNPVDQKFMHSYLNTLHRSLENDGCDFWWIDWQQGPYSRVRGLDPLWLLNHYHFLDNEKQNGEGKAIIFSRFGGPGSHRYPVGFSGDSIMTWESLEFQPEFTATATNIGYGWWSHDIGGHMGGYRDDELATRWVQYGVFSPIMRLHSQMGLFTSKEPWLYRLEFAEVMQNFLRFRHRLIPYLYTMNCASSSNDEPLVQPLYWKFPERDEAYGKPNQYYFGSELVVAPIVKPRDKRTNHGAVDVWVPPGRHVDIFTGTIYDGDRDIRMFRSIKNMPVLAHEGSIIPLDADPTPSNGGESPENFEVLVVVGKNGRLKVEEELDENDKTDKGNYSESPILGYFQQSGRLYFEPKGKAWSVKFLSIMDVPKGFKVVSGVTDQTVLDVKPYVEDYPKVPGLVVQIPALPDKLDVVSIQLGDEPKLSVIDPLKRIQDLILDYQMDMWTKEKLWGVVKAPQPTAVKVGRLMTLGLDEELLGPVMELLMADSRYETSSN